A single window of Paenibacillus sp. SYP-B4298 DNA harbors:
- a CDS encoding S-layer homology domain-containing protein produces the protein MYTMNHSSKAKHTRPSVKLPAALLSATLTLQLAVPGIAMAEPIPAATPTLTAIGDNANNMVRLNWTSSQAGQEYYMVYQKETGGSELDEYQSIPLKKDIKVLNVYPDVAGSDGLQAWMQTYGNPNGYTMQVDKIAMSDFNGDDSSRNYEHYLAKNPNGSYNYDVLYFGAWDVNNRHDLIARSHAAVEAFIQYGGGVLVGHDTASFNHQYFIDIAQKYLNMSVNFQEGYPNPSIPPTGSDQVIIQRRGFPMNYPYALGDVGTILSTPTSHSYFQFARGDVWFKYANINWGWDVELTSYENQKGTNNFYLTTWNNAAMIQTGHSMGQAREDEQKILANTLFYLGQISTDNSFDDRMSQDVAAPDAVAGSSLVVSSGSAAGKQLLSWAEAADHGSSYSYYLKAISYIDGTSRVSDETEATVTTGVKGYAIKIDTDSSDVDPGNVVTTTTNSFETENLQPGVTYYAHIKTIDNAGNVSAMGTFSFAIDAPVLTASSTDPAGAIHNGKTKLSVAESIQPGNKLVYFNAGDSKIITPAIGDVLNGYAELPASGLVAAEDGDKLAVAEVDANGRVVRFGYTKAQVIASAEGLPVSSVDPAGSSNNGKTQMVATASSGKRLVYINMGAEAVVEPDVGAVLTGYAALPENGIIAAVRGDRIGIAELDEDGKVVRFGAARAVVSDESEATGLVATATAPVGAGTEGKTRVAVSATPGNKLVYVNFKNAAANVPATGSSLSGLGYAELPASGLVNAEQDDLLGVAEVDPSGKVVKYTTVNAVVAAAGAAKNLAVGAQDAVGEDSDGKTQLTVNVSAGRRLVYVNFGQGPAVVPAAGEMVGSTYAEVPAGGAVAAKHGDLLGVAEVDEQGRVIRYGTTHAVVASDNAAGRLPAAATDAVGAGTDGKTKIVSKAAEGNKLMYVNFGEGPVQEPGRGDTLAGYQELPENGIIAAKPGDRIGLVEIGPDGQVIKYGATAAVVVPEKAAKKLPVVSTDPTGEGTDGYTKVATAAGVTVAQGNKLVYLNAGAGTVAVPEAGAVLSGYTDMPASGMIEAAEGDYIGIAEVDGAGRVVRFGTTKAVVEAEAAAKGLTASASDPAGEGTDGKTKLATGTAAGEGNTLVYLNFGQGAVRKPNVGDTLNGYATLPADGVVPADNGDLIGIAEVDATGKVVRFGVTTAVTHANAAAQALEVTASDPQGSANDGKTKLRAQATAGNKLVYVNYGSAQVIVPNTGEILAGYGELPKDGLVRAAHGDHIAVAELDASGRVVRFGYADAIVVQEPVYYSSGTTVTAPDTPATTTNGVEVLVNGKVEYAGTATVSTEQGRTLTTIDVDQAKLQAKLDAEGVGAVVTIPWQTPSELTIGQLTGQMVKNMEDKSATLVLQTPTGAYKVPMKQIQMSALASQLNQSAKLEDVKLQLHVSLVTPKASEAAAKLIARADATLIASPVTFKIEASYAGKSIEIKDYSVYVERTIALPADVDPSKITTGVVLEENGTLRHVPTKVTKLNETYYAQINSLTNSDYAVIWHPLEFVDVANHWSKEAVNDMGSRLIVNGVGEGKFNPNADVTRAEFAAIIVRGLGLRLEQGSVPFSDVAAGKWYAEAVNTAYSFGLITGYEDGTFRPQGKITRQEAMTIIARAMQITGLKGKLVSDDLSQVLLGYKDADQVSAWAKEGASLSIAAKIVNGRTADTLAAGAYITRAEVAAIVQRLLQASELI, from the coding sequence CGAACGGCTCATATAACTATGATGTGTTGTATTTTGGCGCATGGGATGTCAACAATCGCCATGACCTGATCGCCCGCTCTCATGCAGCCGTTGAAGCCTTCATTCAGTATGGTGGCGGCGTACTGGTTGGACATGATACAGCCAGCTTTAACCACCAATATTTTATTGACATCGCTCAGAAGTATCTGAACATGAGTGTTAATTTCCAGGAAGGCTATCCTAACCCGAGCATTCCGCCAACGGGCAGCGATCAGGTTATCATTCAACGCAGGGGCTTCCCGATGAACTACCCCTATGCGCTTGGTGATGTGGGCACAATCCTGAGTACGCCTACCTCGCACAGCTATTTTCAATTTGCCAGAGGCGACGTATGGTTCAAATACGCGAATATTAACTGGGGCTGGGATGTAGAATTGACGAGCTACGAGAATCAGAAGGGCACAAACAACTTCTACCTCACGACATGGAACAATGCGGCAATGATCCAGACGGGTCACAGCATGGGTCAGGCTAGAGAGGACGAGCAGAAGATTCTGGCCAATACACTCTTCTACCTGGGGCAGATCTCGACGGACAACAGCTTTGACGACCGGATGTCTCAGGACGTAGCGGCTCCTGACGCGGTGGCGGGATCGAGCCTTGTCGTGTCGAGCGGCAGCGCCGCGGGCAAGCAACTGCTGAGCTGGGCAGAAGCGGCCGATCATGGCAGCAGCTATAGCTACTATCTCAAGGCGATCTCCTATATCGACGGAACAAGCCGGGTATCTGACGAGACCGAGGCGACGGTGACGACAGGCGTTAAGGGCTATGCGATCAAGATAGACACGGACTCCTCTGACGTCGATCCAGGCAATGTGGTGACGACGACTACCAACAGCTTCGAGACGGAGAATCTGCAGCCCGGCGTGACCTATTATGCCCATATCAAAACGATCGACAATGCCGGCAATGTCTCAGCCATGGGAACCTTCTCCTTTGCAATTGATGCCCCGGTACTGACAGCCTCGTCAACCGACCCTGCAGGAGCGATCCATAATGGGAAGACGAAGCTGAGCGTAGCCGAGAGCATCCAGCCTGGCAACAAGCTGGTCTACTTCAATGCGGGCGACAGCAAAATCATCACTCCTGCAATAGGAGATGTGCTGAACGGCTATGCGGAGCTGCCAGCGAGCGGTCTGGTCGCAGCGGAGGATGGGGATAAGCTCGCGGTTGCCGAGGTGGATGCGAATGGCAGAGTGGTGCGCTTTGGATACACGAAGGCACAGGTCATTGCGTCAGCAGAGGGCCTGCCGGTAAGCTCTGTCGATCCGGCCGGGTCGAGCAATAACGGCAAGACACAGATGGTGGCGACTGCCAGCAGCGGCAAGCGGCTTGTCTATATCAACATGGGCGCCGAGGCAGTCGTAGAGCCTGATGTTGGAGCTGTATTGACAGGCTATGCGGCGCTGCCGGAGAACGGCATCATCGCAGCGGTGCGCGGCGATCGGATCGGCATCGCAGAGCTCGATGAGGACGGGAAGGTTGTGCGCTTCGGAGCAGCGCGTGCGGTCGTATCCGATGAATCGGAAGCGACAGGTCTGGTCGCTACGGCGACTGCGCCCGTTGGCGCAGGCACGGAGGGCAAAACTCGTGTAGCCGTTAGTGCGACACCAGGCAATAAGCTGGTCTATGTGAATTTCAAGAATGCTGCGGCAAATGTACCGGCTACAGGCAGCAGCCTGAGTGGTCTGGGGTATGCGGAGCTGCCAGCGAGCGGTCTAGTGAATGCGGAGCAGGACGACCTGCTCGGTGTAGCGGAGGTTGATCCGTCCGGCAAGGTGGTGAAGTATACCACCGTGAATGCTGTCGTTGCAGCGGCGGGCGCAGCGAAGAATCTGGCGGTGGGCGCGCAGGATGCAGTCGGAGAGGATAGCGACGGCAAGACGCAGCTAACCGTTAACGTAAGCGCAGGGCGCAGGCTGGTCTATGTGAACTTTGGCCAAGGGCCGGCAGTTGTGCCGGCAGCAGGCGAGATGGTCGGCAGCACTTATGCAGAGGTGCCAGCGGGCGGTGCAGTTGCCGCCAAGCATGGCGATCTGCTCGGTGTAGCGGAGGTGGACGAGCAGGGGCGTGTCATCCGATATGGCACGACGCATGCTGTTGTTGCTTCGGACAACGCGGCTGGACGCTTGCCGGCAGCAGCGACTGATGCGGTCGGCGCCGGCACGGACGGCAAGACCAAGATCGTCAGCAAGGCCGCGGAGGGCAATAAGCTGATGTATGTGAACTTCGGCGAAGGTCCGGTGCAAGAGCCGGGACGCGGCGATACGCTCGCAGGCTATCAGGAGCTGCCAGAGAATGGCATCATCGCTGCGAAGCCTGGCGATCGGATCGGCCTGGTAGAGATCGGGCCGGATGGCCAAGTCATCAAGTACGGTGCAACAGCAGCCGTAGTGGTGCCGGAGAAGGCGGCCAAGAAACTCCCGGTCGTCAGCACCGATCCGACAGGTGAAGGAACGGACGGCTACACGAAGGTTGCAACTGCTGCCGGCGTAACCGTAGCCCAAGGGAACAAGCTCGTCTATCTGAATGCCGGCGCGGGTACTGTCGCTGTGCCGGAGGCTGGAGCCGTGCTGAGCGGGTATACCGATATGCCAGCGAGTGGAATGATTGAAGCTGCTGAGGGCGATTATATCGGCATCGCAGAGGTGGATGGGGCAGGCAGGGTAGTGCGCTTTGGTACCACGAAGGCCGTAGTGGAGGCTGAGGCGGCAGCCAAAGGTCTGACTGCCAGTGCGAGCGACCCGGCAGGCGAAGGAACGGATGGCAAGACCAAGCTGGCGACCGGGACAGCAGCCGGTGAGGGCAACACGCTCGTCTACCTCAACTTTGGGCAAGGCGCTGTACGCAAGCCGAACGTGGGCGATACACTGAACGGCTATGCTACGCTTCCGGCTGATGGGGTCGTTCCTGCTGATAACGGCGACCTGATCGGTATCGCGGAGGTCGATGCGACAGGCAAGGTGGTTCGGTTCGGTGTGACAACGGCTGTGACACATGCCAACGCGGCGGCACAGGCACTGGAGGTAACCGCTAGCGATCCTCAAGGAAGCGCTAATGACGGGAAGACCAAGCTTCGTGCCCAGGCCACAGCGGGCAATAAGCTGGTCTATGTCAACTATGGCAGCGCACAGGTAATCGTTCCTAACACCGGCGAGATTTTGGCTGGCTACGGGGAGCTGCCTAAGGACGGGTTGGTTCGCGCGGCTCACGGCGATCACATCGCTGTGGCAGAGCTGGACGCATCCGGTCGTGTCGTGCGCTTCGGCTATGCCGATGCGATCGTTGTCCAGGAGCCCGTCTATTACAGCAGCGGAACGACAGTCACCGCTCCGGACACTCCAGCGACCACTACCAATGGAGTGGAAGTGCTGGTCAATGGCAAGGTGGAGTACGCCGGTACTGCGACGGTATCAACGGAGCAAGGCCGTACACTGACGACGATCGATGTCGATCAGGCGAAGCTCCAGGCCAAGCTGGATGCGGAGGGCGTTGGCGCTGTGGTGACGATCCCGTGGCAGACGCCGTCGGAGCTGACTATCGGACAATTGACCGGACAGATGGTCAAAAATATGGAGGACAAGTCAGCGACGCTCGTGCTGCAGACACCGACAGGCGCCTACAAAGTGCCGATGAAGCAGATTCAGATGTCTGCGCTGGCTTCGCAGCTTAACCAATCAGCGAAGCTCGAGGATGTCAAGCTGCAGCTTCATGTCTCGCTGGTCACGCCGAAGGCATCGGAAGCGGCCGCGAAGCTGATCGCCCGTGCAGACGCTACCCTGATCGCGTCTCCGGTTACCTTCAAGATCGAGGCATCCTATGCCGGGAAATCAATTGAAATCAAGGATTACAGCGTCTATGTCGAGCGGACGATTGCCTTGCCAGCCGATGTGGACCCAAGCAAGATCACGACAGGTGTTGTGCTGGAGGAGAACGGAACTCTCCGCCACGTACCGACCAAGGTGACGAAGCTGAATGAAACGTATTATGCACAGATCAACAGCTTGACCAATAGTGATTATGCCGTCATCTGGCACCCGTTGGAATTTGTAGATGTGGCGAATCACTGGTCCAAGGAAGCCGTGAACGATATGGGCTCCCGACTGATCGTCAATGGTGTGGGCGAGGGCAAATTCAATCCGAACGCGGATGTCACCCGTGCGGAATTTGCAGCCATTATTGTGCGCGGTCTGGGACTTCGTCTGGAGCAGGGAAGCGTGCCGTTCTCGGATGTTGCTGCCGGGAAATGGTATGCGGAAGCCGTGAATACCGCTTATTCCTTTGGGTTGATTACAGGCTATGAGGACGGCACCTTCCGTCCGCAAGGCAAGATTACGCGGCAGGAGGCCATGACGATCATTGCCCGCGCGATGCAGATTACCGGACTGAAGGGCAAGCTTGTGAGCGACGATCTGTCCCAGGTGCTGCTCGGGTACAAGGATGCCGATCAAGTCTCGGCTTGGGCGAAGGAAGGAGCCAGCCTGTCGATTGCTGCCAAGATTGTTAACGGTAGAACAGCAGATACGCTGGCGGCAGGAGCTTATATAACGAGAGCTGAGGTTGCGGCTATCGTACAACGGCTGCTGCAGGCTTCAGAGCTGATCTAA
- a CDS encoding AraC family transcriptional regulator encodes MNELICVGNGYKPPNNHKWGPGVRDVYALHYIMRGKGTLKTRHTAFTLCAGESFILFPQTEIYYYPDPADPWEYVWIEFKGNEAQRLLSMTELTRDKPTVSRAPVDLAPLYRIMDNMEMQRYEKLRSGAKLRLLLSYYAEFFPKPAMISQPDYVRSAKAYIENNYWRLSVTVSDIVGAVNIERTYLFRLFKEATGRSVSAYLTAYRMERACELLRSSELAIKSVAYSVGYKDPLYFSRVFKKATSYTPMAYRMLQRVQRKHD; translated from the coding sequence ATGAACGAGCTAATCTGCGTAGGCAACGGCTACAAGCCGCCCAATAACCATAAGTGGGGGCCGGGAGTACGCGATGTATATGCCCTGCATTATATTATGAGAGGCAAGGGGACGTTGAAGACGAGGCATACAGCCTTTACGCTGTGCGCCGGGGAGAGCTTCATCCTATTCCCGCAGACTGAGATCTATTATTACCCGGACCCCGCCGATCCCTGGGAGTATGTGTGGATAGAATTCAAGGGTAATGAGGCGCAGCGGCTGCTGTCCATGACGGAGCTGACGCGGGACAAGCCGACGGTTTCCCGCGCCCCAGTTGATCTGGCGCCATTGTATCGCATTATGGACAATATGGAGATGCAGCGCTATGAGAAGCTGCGCTCGGGGGCCAAGCTGCGGCTGTTATTATCGTACTATGCGGAGTTCTTCCCCAAGCCTGCGATGATCTCCCAGCCCGATTATGTGCGCTCTGCCAAGGCCTATATTGAGAATAACTACTGGCGGTTGTCCGTCACAGTCTCCGACATTGTCGGAGCGGTCAATATCGAACGCACCTATCTGTTTCGCCTGTTCAAGGAGGCGACAGGACGGTCTGTCTCGGCCTATCTGACCGCTTACCGTATGGAGCGTGCATGCGAGCTGCTGCGGTCATCGGAGCTGGCGATCAAGTCGGTGGCCTACTCCGTCGGCTATAAGGACCCGTTGTACTTCTCCAGAGTGTTCAAGAAGGCAACATCCTATACCCCAATGGCGTACAGGATGCTGCAACGAGTACAACGCAAGCACGACTAG
- a CDS encoding carbohydrate ABC transporter permease: MGKSGKAARAAAYTCLVIGACIMILPFLWMVLTSLKTVTESTSMNPFVIFPSEWRWENYAEVWKQSPFSAFYFNTLAMMLLRIVCSILFSAMAAYAFARLEFPGRGFLFGIVLFQMMVPTQLFIIPQYLMVDALDMRNTIFALVFPGLVSAFGTFLLRQFFLNLPKELEEAAKLDGCNIGQTFVKVMLPLTRSGLVSLGIFTALFAFKDMMWPLIINTRTDAATLASALAKIQSAFSVNYPELMAASVLAIWPMLLIYIVFQKQFVEGIATSGGKL; the protein is encoded by the coding sequence ATGGGGAAGAGCGGTAAAGCTGCGCGAGCAGCAGCCTACACATGCTTGGTTATAGGGGCTTGTATCATGATTTTGCCGTTTCTGTGGATGGTGCTCACCTCGCTCAAGACGGTGACGGAGTCGACATCGATGAATCCGTTCGTGATCTTCCCTTCGGAATGGAGATGGGAGAATTACGCAGAGGTATGGAAGCAGAGTCCGTTCTCGGCATTTTACTTCAATACGCTGGCGATGATGCTGCTGCGCATCGTGTGCTCTATACTGTTCAGCGCGATGGCCGCTTACGCCTTCGCCAGGCTGGAATTTCCGGGGAGGGGCTTCCTGTTCGGGATCGTGCTGTTTCAGATGATGGTGCCAACACAGCTCTTTATCATTCCGCAATACTTGATGGTGGACGCGCTTGATATGCGCAATACGATCTTTGCCCTCGTATTCCCGGGCCTGGTCAGTGCATTCGGCACCTTCCTGCTGCGGCAGTTCTTCCTGAATCTGCCCAAGGAGCTGGAGGAGGCCGCCAAGCTGGACGGGTGTAATATCGGTCAGACCTTCGTGAAGGTGATGCTGCCGCTAACCCGCTCCGGTCTCGTCTCACTGGGGATTTTCACCGCACTGTTCGCCTTCAAGGATATGATGTGGCCGCTTATTATTAATACGCGGACCGATGCGGCGACACTGGCATCGGCGCTAGCCAAGATTCAGAGTGCTTTCTCTGTGAATTATCCCGAGCTGATGGCGGCATCCGTGCTGGCCATCTGGCCAATGCTGCTGATCTATATTGTATTTCAAAAGCAATTTGTGGAAGGTATTGCTACATCTGGAGGTAAGTTATAG
- a CDS encoding carbohydrate ABC transporter permease yields the protein MNITSRKKVSKSQLNMWLWGWFLVAPTMIGLIVLNIIPIFQTVYLSLFKSGDFGKGNQFVGLDNYVKMLGDAQVGHAVGNTLLYTLLVVPLSIAFAMVIAVLLNGKLKGKSVFRTIYFIPMIAAPAAVTMVWKWLYNPQFGLINYVLAQLGLGPVKWTTDPQVALIAIAIIGIWSIIGYNMVLLLASLQEIPRDFYEASDIDGASRLQQFWVVTLPLVTPTLFFVFVTTIIQSMQVFDVIYMMIDVTNPAYDRTVSLVYLFYNSSFKYMDKGYGSAIVVLLLVIIMIITYFQLKAEKKWVNYM from the coding sequence ATGAACATAACCAGCCGAAAAAAAGTGTCGAAAAGCCAGCTCAATATGTGGTTATGGGGTTGGTTCCTGGTCGCGCCTACGATGATCGGACTAATCGTCCTCAATATTATCCCGATTTTCCAGACGGTCTATCTCAGCCTGTTCAAGAGCGGCGACTTCGGCAAGGGAAATCAATTCGTCGGGTTGGATAACTATGTGAAAATGCTCGGGGACGCTCAGGTCGGGCATGCCGTCGGCAATACCCTGCTGTATACATTGCTCGTCGTCCCGCTCAGCATAGCCTTCGCGATGGTGATCGCTGTGCTGCTCAATGGAAAGCTCAAAGGTAAGTCTGTATTTCGCACCATTTACTTTATCCCGATGATCGCGGCTCCGGCTGCTGTCACCATGGTATGGAAGTGGCTCTACAATCCGCAATTTGGATTAATCAATTATGTATTGGCTCAGCTTGGTCTGGGGCCTGTCAAGTGGACAACGGATCCACAGGTCGCTCTAATAGCGATCGCCATCATCGGCATCTGGAGTATTATCGGTTACAATATGGTTCTGCTGCTGGCAAGTCTGCAAGAGATTCCCCGTGATTTCTACGAGGCGTCCGATATTGATGGAGCGAGCAGATTGCAGCAATTTTGGGTCGTAACGCTGCCACTCGTGACGCCGACGCTGTTTTTCGTATTCGTGACGACGATTATCCAGTCGATGCAAGTATTCGACGTGATCTATATGATGATTGATGTGACCAATCCGGCGTATGACCGCACGGTATCGCTAGTCTATCTCTTCTACAACAGCTCCTTTAAGTACATGGACAAGGGCTATGGCTCAGCGATCGTCGTGCTGCTACTCGTGATCATTATGATTATTACGTATTTCCAGCTCAAGGCCGAGAAGAAATGGGTCAATTATATGTAG
- a CDS encoding ABC transporter substrate-binding protein, protein MKNKMMLLMLTVILGVTALAGCSTQNQGAVNKENPPAPANTTQKDNEGAASNKGDVTLRYAVWDSNQAKGLETMADEFEAANPGIKVNIEVVGWSDYWTMLEAGATGGSLPDVFWMHSNEIYRYASNGMLMNLNDQISSSDKVDMSKFPEGIVKIYNFEGKQYGVPKDFDTIGLWYNKTLFDEAKLSYPDETWTWDDLYNAAKTLTKDGVYGFLAPLHNQEGYYNFVYQNGGTIITDDKKSGYDDPKTIAALDYYVKFVREGLSPEIYGDAERGEALQNGLVAMGLFGSWNLSGFTANEFISKNFDVAVLPKKERQASIYNGLANAIAHNTEHPEEAWKFVEYLGSKEGQERQAQLGVAISAYEGTAEQWISSNKTFNVKAFVDMVSYGVIRPYSNTTIVWEDKAYEALKPAFMGQVSVEEAAKKAAAAMNEALAAE, encoded by the coding sequence ATGAAAAACAAAATGATGCTGCTCATGCTCACCGTAATTCTGGGCGTGACAGCGTTGGCAGGATGTTCAACTCAAAATCAGGGAGCGGTCAATAAGGAGAATCCGCCAGCGCCCGCCAACACGACCCAAAAGGATAATGAGGGCGCCGCATCCAATAAAGGAGACGTTACGCTGCGCTATGCGGTGTGGGATTCCAATCAGGCCAAAGGGCTGGAGACGATGGCGGATGAGTTCGAAGCAGCTAACCCAGGAATCAAGGTGAACATTGAGGTCGTTGGCTGGTCGGACTATTGGACGATGCTAGAGGCTGGTGCGACGGGCGGTTCCCTGCCTGATGTATTCTGGATGCATTCCAACGAAATTTACCGTTATGCCTCCAATGGCATGCTGATGAATCTGAACGACCAGATCAGCTCCAGCGATAAGGTGGATATGAGCAAGTTCCCGGAAGGCATAGTGAAGATCTACAACTTCGAGGGCAAGCAATACGGCGTGCCGAAGGATTTTGATACGATCGGTCTGTGGTACAACAAGACCTTGTTCGATGAAGCGAAGCTCTCCTACCCGGATGAGACATGGACATGGGATGATCTGTACAACGCAGCGAAGACACTGACCAAGGATGGCGTATACGGCTTTTTGGCGCCGCTTCACAATCAGGAAGGCTACTATAACTTCGTCTATCAAAACGGCGGAACCATCATTACCGATGACAAAAAATCCGGATATGATGATCCGAAAACAATTGCAGCACTGGATTACTACGTGAAGTTCGTTCGCGAAGGACTGTCGCCGGAAATCTATGGAGATGCCGAGCGTGGCGAAGCGCTGCAAAATGGATTGGTTGCGATGGGATTGTTCGGTTCGTGGAACCTGTCCGGCTTCACAGCCAACGAGTTCATCTCCAAAAACTTTGATGTTGCGGTGCTGCCTAAGAAGGAGCGTCAAGCCTCCATCTACAACGGCCTGGCGAATGCGATCGCGCATAATACAGAGCACCCAGAGGAAGCGTGGAAATTCGTCGAGTACCTCGGCTCCAAGGAAGGTCAGGAGAGACAGGCACAGTTGGGTGTTGCCATCTCCGCTTATGAGGGAACGGCTGAGCAATGGATCTCCTCCAACAAAACCTTCAATGTCAAAGCGTTCGTCGATATGGTGAGCTACGGTGTCATTCGTCCATACTCGAACACAACGATTGTCTGGGAAGACAAAGCATATGAGGCGCTCAAGCCGGCATTCATGGGTCAAGTCTCGGTTGAAGAAGCAGCGAAGAAAGCAGCGGCTGCGATGAATGAGGCGCTTGCGGCGGAGTAA
- a CDS encoding glycoside hydrolase family 27 protein yields the protein MNQSRPLGLVPAMGWNSWNTFTWDINEQLIRDVADRFVSEGYKDAGYEYVVIDDCWSLKERDPNGNLVADPAKFPSGMKALADYIHSKGLKFGMYSCVGTHTCAGYPGGFEHEFQDAKQLAEWGVDFLKYDYCFKPRHMSGELLYKRMSLALKNCGREILFSACNWGEDQVYSWIRESGAHMYRSTGDIQDSWESIKRLAISQLDKQCYTGAFCHNDMDMLVVGMYGGSNNGFIGSAIGGCTDTQYKTHFSLWSLMGSPLMIGCDIRQANPATKDILLNRDLIAINQDVEGRGAYRIKPEPQWFHTDDVFMLVKVLTDGDLAIGFFNLSDDQREISLQFWDLGLPYASGFSLSLYDCWTHQELGTFRERYSPVVPAHDCLVVRAKLVK from the coding sequence ATGAATCAATCCAGGCCGCTAGGACTTGTCCCTGCCATGGGGTGGAATTCATGGAATACGTTCACCTGGGATATTAATGAGCAGTTGATTCGGGATGTCGCTGACCGGTTCGTGTCCGAGGGCTATAAGGATGCCGGGTATGAATATGTCGTGATCGATGATTGCTGGAGCTTGAAGGAACGTGATCCGAACGGCAATCTCGTCGCCGACCCGGCCAAATTCCCCAGCGGGATGAAAGCGCTTGCTGACTATATTCATTCCAAAGGGCTGAAGTTCGGGATGTATTCCTGTGTGGGGACCCATACGTGTGCCGGGTATCCGGGCGGGTTCGAGCATGAGTTCCAGGATGCGAAGCAGCTCGCGGAGTGGGGCGTCGACTTCCTGAAGTATGACTACTGCTTCAAGCCGCGCCATATGTCTGGAGAGCTGCTGTACAAGCGGATGAGCCTGGCACTCAAGAACTGCGGCAGGGAGATTCTGTTCTCCGCCTGCAACTGGGGAGAGGATCAGGTCTATAGCTGGATACGGGAATCCGGCGCGCATATGTACCGTTCGACCGGAGATATACAGGATAGCTGGGAATCGATCAAACGGCTGGCGATCTCGCAGCTCGACAAGCAGTGCTACACCGGCGCCTTCTGCCATAATGATATGGACATGCTCGTGGTCGGCATGTACGGCGGCAGTAACAATGGCTTTATCGGCAGCGCTATCGGCGGCTGCACCGATACCCAGTACAAGACCCACTTCTCGCTGTGGAGTCTTATGGGCTCGCCGCTGATGATCGGATGCGATATTCGCCAGGCGAATCCGGCCACCAAGGATATTCTGCTGAACCGCGACCTCATCGCGATTAATCAGGATGTCGAAGGCCGCGGAGCCTATCGCATCAAGCCTGAGCCGCAATGGTTCCATACCGATGATGTCTTCATGCTCGTCAAGGTGCTGACGGACGGTGATCTGGCGATCGGATTCTTCAACCTGAGCGATGACCAGCGGGAAATCTCACTCCAGTTCTGGGATCTCGGCCTTCCTTATGCCTCAGGCTTCTCTCTGTCACTGTACGATTGCTGGACACATCAGGAGCTGGGCACCTTCCGCGAACGGTACAGCCCGGTCGTTCCAGCCCATGACTGTCTCGTGGTTCGGGCCAAGCTGGTGAAGTAA